GCTTGCCAGCCACAACATGTAGCCGGAACACCTGTCCGGGCGGGCTGTGCCTTTTCCTCTACCAAACATCATAAGTAAATCCAACTGTCAAGAAAAAAATTCGAAGAAAGCCACCAGGGCAAATATTTATCATTTATCCTATATTCTATCAGTCAATCATTCCCCCTCAAATCCTCCGCCGTATGCAGTCTATCCAGTAACGCCAAGCGGACTTCATTATTCGTAAGCGTCCCGAACCCAAAAGCCGGGATGATGCGCATCATGCGCGTCAGGGACGCAGGAACCAAATTCATGCGTAACGTCGTTAACGCCTCAGACATAGTCAGCGAGCCTTGCTTGTTGTAAATTGCAAGGGCGACTAGGTGTATTGGCGTGTTGATTATCTGGCCCAGCACGGGCACGAACAGCTGCGCCAGCACAGCCTTCGATTGCGGGTCTGGGATTAATGAGTCGGGaatggaggaggataagGTAGCCGGGAGAGTGAAAGAAGTGTGAATGGTGATGATATCACGAACGAGGAAGCCGATGTAAGTGGACAGTGGTGTTCGGGGCGTCGGTGGAGGGATGGAGATCGGCAACGGCTTGCCGGGTGCCGGACCCGGTAATTTAGGGCACCCAAAGAGCCGGGCAAAGACAGTGTCCTTGTAGATCCCAAGAGGGACATTTGCGGACAATGTCGCCAGGACGGTTAATGTGTTGGCAGCTGCCGGTTCGAGGTCCAGGAACCCGGAGTGTGCTACCGAGGTGGCGAAGTTGGCTGTGCCGTATGTGCCAAAGTAGAGCCCGAACACCAGCAGGCACGGCCGCGACGATGCAAAGAGACGAGGCTTCTGGAATAGCGACTTTGCGTGTTTCTTCAAAATATCCATTGTGGGCCGAACAGTGCACGACTTCTCCACGACGACCCTGGGGTGATTTAGTGGGAGGGCTCAACTCTCAACGGCGATATCGCCCATGGTGAACGCACCTGTCCATGACTGTCACGGCTGGCGTAACCAGTacggcagcagcaaatgcCGCAAGGGCATCGATTGTGAGACTCTGATGTAGCTTCTCTCCCGGAGAGTCGCGTGGTGGTGCCATTCTATCTGCAATCAAGAGGCCGTAGATTGCTGTTCTGTTCCAGTGTTCTCAGGTCCAGTGTTCTCAATTCCGGTGGTGTTCGTGTCCAGTATATCGTGAGCCAGATTGAGAGCCAGAGTGTATACAGCGTTATCGAGAAACAATTTGAGAGCTTTGGTATGACTTCTGCAGGGAACAAGCGAAGCCTTTGTAACCGGGCCGGTGCCGGATATCGACACACCGGTGGAGTATGGCGGGTCCTACAACCGAGCGCACAACATCGGGGGATCGCCATATGAGATGTTGTTGAATCAGTCCTAATAATATTGAAGAGCGGCGGTATTAATCAAGTCGTCGTTTACACTGCAACACCGACGCTCCGATTTTGACCTTTAGTGAGAGACTACTACTATGTCTCGGCGTTTGTGGGATATACAACGGGCAACTCGTCGCGACAGATGTAGCACCGAGCAAATCTCATTGGAAGATTCCTCCGTTCCAATTATGCTTCCAGAATCCCCTGATCGTCTAGTTTGTGCGGAACGTGGGGTTGGTCGGGTACTGTCGGCCATATCACACAACATCCTATCTACCAAGTACGACAACAGTGAACAGAACCCCTAGAAAAAGTACAATATCTTTGAGAAAGCGCGGACCATTCTATCCCATACCAGACCAGTCTAGACAACTGAATATGCAAGCTAGCTAAGCAACTTGCGCACTACCTCAACCCTATCGAGCCGTTAGCAAACCCCACCATAACAGTCATAGTTGACGCAAAACCCACGTCGCAAAGGTCCCAGCAGAGACAGGCATCGCTCTGAGCAAGGCTGGCCCAAGGCCCTGGAAGAGCCCGCGCACACCGGCATTCTCCCAAGTAGCCCGAAACGCATACCTCATCGTGCGATACCGCCCCTGCGGCCCAAACCCATCACTCTGCATCTTACTCTTAATGACATCCAGCGGATggctcaacaaccacaacgcCTCCCCAGCTAGACCCCCGCATAGCGCAATCTGCCAACTACTAAGCTGTTCACGCGTCTTCtgctctctctcctgcaAGACACCAAGCAGCCCCTCATACGCCGCAAACCACACCCCGTAGCCATGGAACTCACGCAACAAGGTAACAACCTGTCCACGATACAGCCCAGATACACCGGCGGTCCGGATAATCTTCCGCACGCAGTCCCAAGGTCCAGAATACAGCCTGCTATTCTTGCCATGAGGCTGTGTCTGGAGCCGGATCCTGATGTGCTCGACAGGGCCCGAGACGACGCTATTGGCCACGCCCGCCGAACCGCCGGCGAGATAAAACTGGGGCAGCGACAGATCTGCGCCGCCACCAGGTCGGTGGGCTTTATTGTAATGCTCGATGAGCTGGCGGAAGCCGTGGAATGCGCCGAACTGGATGCTGACCTGTTTCACATGAGTATGTCgtagaatattaataatgTCATGCGAGGGGTAAACTCACGCAGGCACCGACTCCTAACAAGGGGACCAGACTTCCCTATGTACTACGTCAGTGGTATCAAGACAAAATAAGAATCAAGCGCGGCGGACTTTATAAAACGCAAGCGGTCCTTCTCGCGTCCAGGTGCGACGTGCCACCGAGAGCGCTGTGCTTCCGGCCTGTGTCTGGAGTCGGACCTTGACAATATCTACCGATGAGTACAACACTTCTCTCGCCAGTAGTCATAAAAGGATCCAGTGCGAACCAAAAGGCTGTCCTGTATACCCTGTTAGCTCTCGGGCTATACGGTAGGGCTGAACGGCTCAATGCGATTTTTCTCACCGATAAGTACCTGCGCAACACCCCCAGCGGCTCCAGCTGCCAGGCCCTTCGCGGTCTCCTGCCAGTCCACTACTGGATTTGATGTACCCTCTATTTCCGAAGACATGGCTTATTGCGATGCGTTTCGCGAtctttcttccaagctgAGGGTTTCTAGATTGCATGCTATTTGACTAGCATTGGTTCGGCCTTGTCTCCGACAGGGCGTGCTGCCTGCGGGTGAAACGACCGAGATGCAGATGGGTTCTACTTGGTCTGTTGGGGAGAAGAATTGTCGTCGTATTGTTATCCacctattttctttaatagGTTGGCATGCTATCTTGAAATAGGTAGGTACTGCCCACTAACCCTACATTTCGATTGGAACGATGTGACTCGGTGCGCTCGTTACTATGACAGGAACTCCTGCATGGACATTGAGAACTCAAGTAAATCATATCTATGCTACTAACTCTGTCCTACATGAACCCCCTCTTCAGCCGACGCAGAGTTTGCCTCCTGAGGAGTAGATATTCTTCTCTTGTCCGCCCAACCGCATCCCTATTCTCAACCGCGCGACGCAGTAAATAAGACAGACAATCCTTCAATGTCCCCCAGCTGAGACACTTGAATACTTCCGGGGGTGTCCTCTCACCAGAGTCCTTGCCCAGCTGCAATAGCCGACAGCTAACACCGTCCGCCATTCCAAGCAGCTGTCCGTACTGTGTCTGGGTCGCTGGTCGTCCCGACGCAAGTTCTTGCTGGATCAGTCGGTCCGCATTCAGTACACTCTCCTTATTATGGGTAGCGAGAAATAACTGAGCCGACGGGAAGGGTTTGTCTGCCTTCCCAAAATGGCCATACTGCTGGCGAATGATACCCTCCGCCATCGTATTATACATATCATCGGTCTCGAGCTTGGTGTCGTTAATCAAAGCCCGCGGCTCCGCCGCAATATATGCGCCGCGAACGAGCTTGATCCCGATAGTGAAGCCTTCCTTCTCAGCAATATCCATTTGAGACAACAGATTGGCTGGCGTGGATTTCAGGTACGCCTGGTACGTATTGTATACCACTGCCACCCCGCCCTTGTTATACTCCCGCATGAGATCCAAGGCCACACCATCGATACCGTGTTGGACAGACTGCTGCTCGGCATCCACGAAGATACGCGCTTTCCGCTCGACGGCGCGGGAGCAAATCTTTCGTAGCGCGGCCGTCATCTGCTCTGGTAGTGGCTGGTTGGAAGAAAGGGCTTGCATGGCGGGAGAACCTGCGCCTGTCAATCTGTACATGATATTAGCATTGCAAACACTTCTTCGCAGTCATGTATCATACTTTAAAGCCAGTATATCTCCCTCATTCACCATCTCCACAGTCTCCAAAACACCGTCGCTCCACGCCGTGATATCAGAATTCTCAACATCCTGGGActccatcccatcctcccccccagcattcttttccttcgccgacgcatcaacaacaatctccttCGCATAAGTCAAAATCACCCCCTTGAACCCCATATCCTTAATCCTGCAAATCGTCCCCctaacctcctccccattTTCCCCCGCACAGAAATGATTATAAAACGTCTTCTTGACAATCCCCCTCAACACCGGATTCCCGTCTACATCCAGCAGCCATATCCTGGGGCGGTTGAGCATCGACAACACCGCAAGCGCGGGGCGCAGTAACCACGAATGAGACGAGACGGTGGCTACCAGGAATGCTCGGAGGAGCATCTTATTCGGGAGCAGGGAATGAGGCGGTGGTAGCATTGTCTCCTTTGACGAACTGGCCATAGTGGTTGTCATTGTTGATTTGGGTTTGGCGTGCCCAGTCCGGCGTAAGCTGCTTCCGTACTGTCCATACCGGAGGAAGCCCCGCGGGTATGGTGGAAGGCATAGTTTTGTTGACATCTTTTCTCCAGTAAGGCCTGTATCTCACTCCCGATGTAGACAAGGCACCAAGTGGACAAATGGTGTACAGAATGAATAGATTTACCGGTATGTCGTCTGTGATACGACGCAACTAAAGCCAGCTGTATGAGGGTACGGCCCGAAGACCCGAACTCTCGGGCGTGTCACCGAAAGGGCGCGTTGATGGTTTGGAGAAATATGGGCGATTCAGTAGGAGTTTCTATACGGATGAGGACGGAAAGTCACCGACAGGGCGTGGAGATGGTTGTCATGTCATGTCGTGGATGTCAACCCCACCTCCCCCGCATATCGCCTGTTCATCTCCACTGATTGGTCTTGCTTTGAACATATAATCTCTAAAATAGCTAGATAGCTCGAGTGTTGACCGTTATGCACCGCTTTTTCTTTACAGTTCCAGCCAGATATCGAAGCCAACGACACCCATGATATTACCTTCATGCCGATGATGTGGGAATATCAATCAGATAGTCAGCTTTGCTTTTATTTACTCTATAATATTTGAAGTCATTTATTTCACTTTTGGCCAAGCTCTGGCAGATCTATATTTTCGAATGCAGTCTAATCCTCCCCGGCAAAAAACAATAGAACAGCTTCAGCCACAACGCCAgagtcatcgtcatcctccatgTCATGTCTGGATGACCCCCAAATCCTCTCCAGGTGCGAAGAGAGCCGCGATTCTGACCAGCTGAATGTCTTCGCAAATTGGTGACAAAGCTCCCCAGTAGCAAAGGCGTCGTATTCAAAGTGGCCTTGCAGGGTGAGGACACGACCAGGGTTATATAACCCTTGGATAGAGCAGCGGTCGGTGCTTCCAAGGCTCATCCACGTTCCTTCGAGAAAGTCGTCTGTCGTTCCCTTTTCGCCATTTAGTTCCTGATAAGGTACCACAGCGTCACCGTGGATAAGCTGGAGGCGAAGCGGGTTGGTGGACGAGAATCGCTGGAAAGGTACGAATCGGCGTGCGAACTCAGGATTCAACGTGATCGAGTGCGGCCCAATTTCGTGGCCGTCTGGCATCAGCTTCACGACCACCTTTCCAGATAGCTGGTCGCCCTTTGCATCCGGCCCCGCCCCTAGTAAGGCCTGCCCGATAAGTTGATGGCCAAAGCACGAGCCGAAGATCCTGACGAGAGGGAACTCGGAATACACCCTTTGGAGATAGGATTGCAGGGGCGGTATCCAGTGTAGATCATCGTACGCCGCTGCGGCCGCGCCGGTCACAAGGATGGCGTCTATCGGGGGCGGTCGAGAATCTGTATAGACGCTGCCATCGGTTACCGTGTCCACTCGCAGGCACTCCAGGGAAGGGAACACTCCGCCGACCACATCAAACCCCGTTACCCGGACCTCTATCTCTccattcttcagctcctgccCGCGCTTGTTTATCCGCTCTGCAGCGGCCTGGAGGAGCCGACGAAACTGAGTGCTATATAGCCCCCGTTTAGCGTACACCCGATAACAGGGAACATCGGTGTCCAGCACCGCGATGTGTACTTGAACCATTATACCTATAGGGCGCGCAATTATTCCACACCCAATTGGCACAATTCCTGGACTTTGTTGCCGACAAAGCTTCGCCGCTATTCACTTTTTACCCTGGTTATCGACAGGCGCACAACAACATCTTAAACATCGCGGGGTATCTCAAATCCGCGGGAAAGTGGAATATCGAAGACTCTGTTAGTCACGTTCTCCAATCTATTCATGAGCTGCCATTGGTCTCTTGGTCTGTCGTCTTCGGAGGGCTATCCGAGGTTCGGGAGACATATCCGAGTATAAACATCTCCAACTGTCAAGTATAGGTATAAAGTACATCTTTGCACGACAATGTATCCTGTTAGGGTGGTCTATTATCCTGTGGTGCTAGGCTTCAACTCAGTACCTGTCTGTAGACCCGACCAGAATCTACTGCCCACATCGCCTTGCGTACTTGGCTATACAAGCCATTTGGGCTCGCACTTGCCTCTCTCTCACGGATCTGGACCTCCCTGATCGCACCTTCCTTTTAGGGAATATGTAAATATAATCTAGGAAAGAGCGATTGGTGATCTCTTCATC
The nucleotide sequence above comes from Aspergillus puulaauensis MK2 DNA, chromosome 3, nearly complete sequence. Encoded proteins:
- a CDS encoding uncharacterized protein (COG:S;~EggNog:ENOG410PV0T;~InterPro:IPR038781;~TransMembrane:1 (o20-42i)); the encoded protein is MAPPRDSPGEKLHQSLTIDALAAFAAAVLVTPAVTVMDRVVVEKSCTVRPTMDILKKHAKSLFQKPRLFASSRPCLLVFGLYFGTYGTANFATSVAHSGFLDLEPAAANTLTVLATLSANVPLGIYKDTVFARLFGCPKLPGPAPGKPLPISIPPPTPRTPLSTYIGFLVRDIITIHTSFTLPATLSSSIPDSLIPDPQSKAVLAQLFVPVLGQIINTPIHLVALAIYNKQGSLTMSEALTTLRMNLVPASLTRMMRIIPAFGFGTLTNNEVRLALLDRLHTAEDLRGND
- a CDS encoding uncharacterized protein (COG:C;~EggNog:ENOG410PG0F;~InterPro:IPR018108,IPR023395,IPR002067;~PFAM:PF00153;~go_process: GO:0055085 - transmembrane transport [Evidence IEA]), with protein sequence MSSEIEGTSNPVVDWQETAKGLAAGAAGGVAQVLIGQPFGPTPDTGRKHSALGGTSHLDARRTACGSLVPLLGVGACVSIQFGAFHGFRQLIEHYNKAHRPGGGADLSLPQFYLAGGSAGVANSVVSGPVEHIRIRLQTQPHGKNSRLYSGPWDCVRKIIRTAGVSGLYRGQVVTLLREFHGYGVWFAAYEGLLGVLQEREQKTREQLSSWQIALCGGLAGEALWLLSHPLDVIKSKMQSDGFGPQGRYRTMRYAFRATWENAGVRGLFQGLGPALLRAMPVSAGTFATVEVVRKLLS
- a CDS encoding uncharacterized protein (COG:E;~EggNog:ENOG410PHWR;~InterPro:IPR002872,IPR015659,IPR029041;~PFAM:PF01619;~go_function: GO:0004657 - proline dehydrogenase activity [Evidence IEA];~go_process: GO:0006562 - proline catabolic process [Evidence IEA]) → MSTKLCLPPYPRGFLRYGQYGSSLRRTGHAKPKSTMTTTMASSSKETMLPPPHSLLPNKMLLRAFLVATVSSHSWLLRPALAVLSMLNRPRIWLLDVDGNPVLRGIVKKTFYNHFCAGENGEEVRGTICRIKDMGFKGVILTYAKEIVVDASAKEKNAGGEDGMESQDVENSDITAWSDGVLETVEMVNEGDILALKLTGAGSPAMQALSSNQPLPEQMTAALRKICSRAVERKARIFVDAEQQSVQHGIDGVALDLMREYNKGGVAVVYNTYQAYLKSTPANLLSQMDIAEKEGFTIGIKLVRGAYIAAEPRALINDTKLETDDMYNTMAEGIIRQQYGHFGKADKPFPSAQLFLATHNKESVLNADRLIQQELASGRPATQTQYGQLLGMADGVSCRLLQLGKDSGERTPPEVFKCLSWGTLKDCLSYLLRRAVENRDAVGRTREEYLLLRRQTLRRLKRGFM
- a CDS encoding uncharacterized protein (COG:F;~EggNog:ENOG410PNJY;~InterPro:IPR029062), whose protein sequence is MVQVHIAVLDTDVPCYRVYAKRGLYSTQFRRLLQAAAERINKRGQELKNGEIEVRVTGFDVVGGVFPSLECLRVDTVTDGSVYTDSRPPPIDAILVTGAAAAAYDDLHWIPPLQSYLQRVYSEFPLVRIFGSCFGHQLIGQALLGAGPDAKGDQLSGKVVVKLMPDGHEIGPHSITLNPEFARRFVPFQRFSSTNPLRLQLIHGDAVVPYQELNGEKGTTDDFLEGTWMSLGSTDRCSIQGLYNPGRVLTLQGHFEYDAFATGELCHQFAKTFSWSESRLSSHLERIWGSSRHDMEDDDDSGVVAEAVLLFFAGED